The Serratia nevei genome includes a region encoding these proteins:
- a CDS encoding type IV secretory system conjugative DNA transfer family protein: MKKIALALGLGLLSTAAGAAVLDGGPPPDIGAYLSPKAPDKHGLNDTLWQLMNEAGQTVGFRGGKAQRAWELQQALNAQNDALNRMYTFAPLISRQGWLPPVIVASESLAHITDRQIRTANKTYSILLPERFVSNPPTWRQYLLAGLTINTDIPTDIRPKNGNEETVWRAAVEKGWQDGRESADRTLESNFNRLTRDYTGMLRYTTLLQQGIITPPVVSEQLQTVTGSRDKVAIGDRTRELKQHAGFELDKKRWKPTVNIGK, encoded by the coding sequence ATGAAAAAAATCGCTCTTGCCCTCGGGCTGGGGTTGCTCAGCACAGCGGCCGGTGCGGCCGTTCTGGATGGGGGGCCGCCCCCAGATATCGGGGCTTACTTGTCGCCAAAGGCGCCGGATAAACATGGATTGAACGACACTCTCTGGCAGTTGATGAACGAAGCTGGGCAAACCGTGGGTTTCCGCGGCGGCAAAGCGCAGCGCGCCTGGGAGCTGCAGCAAGCTTTAAACGCCCAAAACGACGCACTGAACAGAATGTACACCTTCGCACCACTGATTAGCCGTCAGGGTTGGTTACCGCCGGTCATAGTTGCTTCAGAATCGTTGGCACACATTACTGACAGGCAGATTCGCACAGCAAATAAGACTTACAGCATCCTGCTACCAGAACGGTTCGTCAGTAATCCGCCCACCTGGCGGCAGTATTTGCTGGCTGGGTTGACTATCAATACTGATATTCCCACTGACATCCGCCCAAAGAACGGAAATGAAGAAACTGTGTGGCGCGCCGCGGTAGAAAAAGGTTGGCAGGACGGGCGCGAGAGTGCTGATCGCACGCTCGAGAGCAATTTCAACCGCCTGACTCGCGATTACACAGGCATGTTGCGTTACACCACACTGCTGCAGCAAGGGATCATTACCCCGCCGGTCGTCAGTGAACAGCTGCAGACAGTCACGGGTTCCCGCGACAAGGTGGCTATCGGCGATCGAACCCGCGAGCTCAAACAACACGCTGGATTCGAGCTGGATAAAAAGCGCTGGAAGCCAACGGTTAACATCGGGAAATAA
- the traJ gene encoding plasmid transfer ATPase TraJ produces MTPLTDFDFSGGLSPDKLRGFFIHCYRHKVSDIHLQSGSKIIVDHYGRKVTASQFPLDHTKLLHLIDSIYTPDIKAMVQSGQGADRPLQLEGDNTGRYGLERGERVRFRSNFIQATIGALNTAMAVTLRVIPTSIPPLNSLGLEDDLRHNLLPLDGLGLVCGVTGSGKSTLLASIYQHYGETHPHGKLVTYEDPVEYLFGGPTWQLRPQQSEIGRDVPSFAHGLRLSLRQAPTLIGVGEIRDLETLQAAVACAQSGHLTLSTLHAFSPGHAFSRCILMAPADAREQVAFDLLDALRFLIVQRLLPTTDGKRQAVREYVLLDEAWRRKLGEVHYSRWPEMINGELAAREHRIVDHTWRLFTAGRVDEETAKQVMGYPLFTAKNKEGL; encoded by the coding sequence ATGACACCCCTCACCGATTTCGACTTCAGCGGGGGACTCTCCCCCGACAAGCTCCGTGGATTTTTCATCCATTGTTACCGCCATAAAGTTTCCGATATTCATCTGCAAAGTGGCAGCAAAATCATCGTGGATCATTATGGCCGTAAAGTTACTGCCAGTCAGTTCCCTCTGGATCACACCAAACTCTTACACCTAATCGACAGTATCTATACACCTGATATCAAGGCCATGGTGCAAAGCGGCCAAGGCGCAGATCGGCCATTACAACTTGAAGGGGACAATACTGGCCGGTACGGACTGGAACGCGGGGAGCGAGTCCGTTTTCGCAGCAACTTCATTCAGGCTACGATCGGCGCGCTTAATACCGCTATGGCCGTAACGCTGCGTGTCATTCCAACCTCTATCCCACCATTGAACAGCCTGGGATTGGAAGACGACTTGCGCCATAACCTGTTACCCCTCGATGGCCTCGGTTTGGTTTGTGGCGTGACCGGCTCCGGAAAATCCACTCTGTTGGCGTCGATATATCAGCACTACGGAGAAACGCATCCGCACGGGAAGCTTGTTACCTACGAGGATCCGGTCGAATACCTCTTCGGCGGGCCTACCTGGCAGCTGCGACCTCAGCAGTCGGAAATCGGCCGCGACGTTCCAAGTTTTGCCCACGGGCTCCGTCTCTCATTACGTCAGGCACCGACTCTCATCGGAGTTGGTGAAATTCGCGACCTCGAGACCTTGCAAGCAGCAGTAGCGTGCGCCCAGTCCGGTCACCTGACACTCAGCACTTTGCACGCATTTTCTCCTGGCCATGCATTTTCTCGATGCATCCTCATGGCGCCGGCCGATGCTCGCGAGCAAGTCGCCTTCGACCTTCTCGATGCATTACGTTTCCTGATCGTACAGCGTTTGCTGCCGACCACCGACGGTAAACGCCAAGCGGTTCGGGAATACGTTCTGCTTGATGAAGCATGGCGCCGAAAATTAGGTGAAGTTCACTACTCGCGCTGGCCAGAAATGATTAACGGTGAACTTGCTGCACGGGAACATCGCATTGTTGACCACACATGGCGACTGTTTACCGCCGGGCGTGTTGATGAAGAGACCGCGAAACAGGTCATGGGCTATCCGCTGTTTACTGCGAAAAACAAGGAGGGTTTATGA
- a CDS encoding prepilin peptidase, whose translation MALYLLKFSLLMVCAGTTLFIGAQPLVHRAKKFLLEHDGPPLTRRQIRGVTIVFVGTGTALIATTALVGHPWLGTVKILGLLAWGIPMVLLDLRNYWLPLRYTSGFWLTGLLFTVMPGSALTLTEALTGSIGMFLFLYAFHYGAKHLRGEEGFGMGDVHLIAALSAWFPWQLASVLSGCALLLFIAGALLTNKKTQPYAPWLFVLLAVVAGSSPQLLSSGAL comes from the coding sequence ATGGCTTTATATCTCCTGAAGTTCTCTTTGCTGATGGTATGCGCCGGCACCACTCTGTTTATTGGCGCCCAGCCGTTGGTTCATCGAGCGAAAAAATTCTTGCTTGAACATGATGGCCCGCCCCTCACTCGGCGGCAGATCAGAGGCGTCACAATAGTTTTCGTCGGCACCGGTACTGCACTGATCGCAACAACGGCCCTTGTGGGCCATCCCTGGTTAGGTACCGTCAAAATTCTGGGGCTGCTGGCCTGGGGCATTCCCATGGTACTGCTCGATTTGCGCAATTACTGGCTACCGCTTCGGTATACCTCGGGTTTTTGGCTGACAGGTCTGCTGTTTACCGTGATGCCTGGAAGTGCACTTACCCTGACTGAGGCACTTACAGGCAGTATCGGCATGTTTTTGTTCCTCTATGCCTTTCACTACGGCGCCAAGCATCTGCGGGGTGAAGAAGGGTTCGGCATGGGCGATGTGCATTTGATCGCCGCGCTGAGTGCCTGGTTTCCCTGGCAGCTCGCCAGCGTGCTGAGCGGATGTGCATTATTGCTGTTTATCGCAGGGGCATTACTGACGAACAAAAAGACTCAACCTTATGCTCCCTGGCTATTCGTGTTACTGGCAGTTGTAGCCGGTAGCTCTCCTCAATTGCTTTCTTCAGGTGCCCTATGA
- a CDS encoding DotD/TraH family lipoprotein (Members of this family include DotD of type IVB secretion systems and TraH of plasmid conjugative plasmid systems, both lipoproteins.) has product MKRLPMIAALFGLSGCVCTPTPHSIVTPAVAVTPAAQSIQNITATLYQSDALNQVRPVLFTPKITANSQRITVDWDGDAIELLSQLAHMRGLSFAYTGVRLPLPLTLHASDVTFEQVLRLVRTQIDWRAQLEQQSHELRLFFMLPLKKGMPA; this is encoded by the coding sequence ATGAAACGTTTACCTATGATCGCCGCCCTGTTCGGTTTAAGCGGCTGCGTCTGTACTCCAACGCCACACTCTATTGTCACTCCAGCAGTGGCCGTCACTCCCGCGGCGCAGTCAATCCAGAACATCACAGCGACGCTCTATCAATCTGACGCGTTGAATCAAGTTCGACCTGTTTTATTCACACCCAAGATCACCGCCAATTCACAACGCATTACTGTCGATTGGGATGGCGATGCCATCGAACTACTCAGCCAACTGGCTCACATGCGCGGCTTGTCATTCGCCTATACCGGCGTGCGACTTCCGTTGCCACTCACATTGCATGCCAGCGACGTCACCTTCGAACAAGTACTGCGCCTTGTGCGAACACAAATAGACTGGCGGGCACAGCTTGAACAGCAATCGCATGAGCTGCGTCTGTTCTTCATGTTGCCCCTTAAAAAAGGAATGCCGGCATGA
- the icmT gene encoding IcmT/TraK family protein yields MSKNNSPWIDSGGKDYSPWLDSGRQATILGIPVLVYLLFLLCAIWPSMMTFMFCLLALGIYKILSLFGLTPTVLFQRLHHLLRGTSVTGRPWWYRKFFE; encoded by the coding sequence ATGAGCAAAAACAATTCCCCCTGGATCGACAGCGGTGGGAAAGACTATTCACCTTGGCTCGATAGCGGGCGGCAGGCAACGATCCTCGGCATTCCCGTTCTGGTGTACCTGCTGTTTCTGCTTTGCGCCATTTGGCCATCCATGATGACTTTCATGTTTTGCCTACTCGCACTCGGCATTTACAAAATTTTGTCCCTGTTCGGATTAACCCCAACGGTGTTGTTTCAGCGTCTCCACCACCTACTCCGCGGAACCTCAGTCACCGGCCGTCCCTGGTGGTATCGCAAGTTTTTCGAATAA
- the pilV gene encoding shufflon system plasmid conjugative transfer pilus tip adhesin PilV translates to MTAENATPRINRGGALVSMAIVLAIVLIAAPIGLERYSNYIEEQTWVVTATHLSTVSEGARRYVKDNYDMLLNQVKGGGNVTVTGQTLRDKGYLPAGFSLTNNNGQTYILAVTRNPSQSDKLVAFVLTAGGQNITFKGQRYIAQNTSGLGGYIEPVNVANGAGGGWQVNLSNMGLSGQSGHLAAYLTSDVLAGGAEENDRLYRFQVNGRPDLNKMHTAIDMGANDLNNANNINAKSGNYSEEVTAKRLSAHDSVWSNGWIGSNGDIRSNSGWLITKHGKGWLNEDHGGGFYMDDNDWIRSVNNKGIYTGGQLKGGSIRADGRASVGEYLQLDGKANEGWGCNPNGLLSRDESGTVLYCKNGVWNAPGKLKDFQKVSGGDACGRYNFSKAYCPSGKQLLSGGYILSRWGGDGWNAPDLNQPTEDGNGWQIYTGGGVAGGSCIQAVAWCANN, encoded by the coding sequence ATGACTGCTGAAAATGCCACTCCTCGTATTAACCGGGGGGGCGCGTTGGTTTCGATGGCCATCGTTCTGGCGATCGTGTTGATTGCCGCTCCTATTGGGCTGGAAAGATATTCGAACTATATAGAAGAACAAACATGGGTCGTTACCGCGACACACCTGAGCACAGTGAGCGAGGGTGCCCGTCGATACGTGAAAGATAACTACGATATGTTGCTGAATCAGGTAAAGGGGGGCGGCAACGTAACGGTAACCGGCCAGACCCTGCGCGATAAAGGGTATTTGCCGGCGGGGTTTTCCCTGACCAACAATAACGGCCAAACCTATATTCTTGCCGTGACACGCAATCCTTCGCAATCCGACAAGCTGGTCGCCTTTGTTTTGACCGCCGGCGGTCAAAATATTACGTTCAAGGGCCAACGCTATATCGCTCAGAACACGTCTGGCTTGGGCGGGTATATCGAACCCGTCAATGTTGCCAACGGTGCCGGCGGTGGCTGGCAGGTCAACCTGTCGAATATGGGGCTAAGTGGACAGAGTGGACACCTGGCCGCTTACCTGACGTCCGACGTATTGGCAGGTGGGGCTGAAGAGAACGATCGCTTGTATCGCTTCCAGGTTAACGGTCGTCCCGATCTTAATAAGATGCACACAGCGATTGATATGGGCGCCAATGACTTGAATAACGCGAACAATATAAATGCCAAATCAGGTAATTATAGCGAAGAAGTCACGGCCAAGAGATTGAGTGCGCATGATAGCGTTTGGTCGAACGGTTGGATTGGTTCGAATGGTGATATTCGAAGTAATTCCGGTTGGCTTATTACCAAACATGGTAAAGGTTGGCTCAACGAAGATCACGGGGGCGGATTTTACATGGATGACAACGACTGGATTCGTTCGGTGAATAACAAAGGTATTTATACCGGTGGTCAGCTGAAAGGTGGGTCTATTCGAGCAGACGGAAGGGCATCGGTTGGCGAATATTTACAACTCGATGGTAAGGCAAATGAAGGCTGGGGTTGTAACCCTAATGGGCTTTTAAGTCGTGATGAGTCTGGAACTGTACTTTATTGTAAAAATGGGGTATGGAATGCACCTGGTAAATTAAAAGATTTTCAGAAGGTTTCTGGGGGGGATGCTTGCGGAAGATACAACTTTTCAAAAGCATATTGTCCTTCAGGCAAACAACTTCTCTCTGGAGGATATATATTATCACGTTGGGGGGGGGATGGATGGAATGCTCCGGATCTAAACCAGCCCACCGAAGACGGTAACGGATGGCAGATATATACGGGGGGGGGAGTAGCAGGAGGTTCATGTATTCAGGCTGTTGCTTGGTGTGCTAATAACTGA
- a CDS encoding DapH/DapD/GlmU-related protein gives MLFFYTSSFCKNIKISRARAIINSRLLSNKKINTLLKKSGVLFDGDSVITPPFFYEFGKIKLGSNVYINASCNFLDNANISIGEDSLIGPNVTLTTANHIVDPALRHAEVITAPITIGKNVWIGAGVVVLPGIHIGDNSVIAANSVVTSNVPANSLFAGSPAKSKREI, from the coding sequence ATGTTATTTTTCTACACATCCAGTTTTTGCAAAAATATAAAAATATCTCGAGCTAGAGCTATCATAAACTCAAGGCTTCTATCAAATAAAAAAATAAACACTCTTCTGAAAAAATCTGGGGTTTTATTTGATGGGGATAGCGTTATCACTCCACCTTTTTTTTATGAGTTTGGGAAAATTAAATTAGGTAGCAATGTATACATCAACGCTAGCTGTAACTTTCTTGATAACGCCAATATATCAATTGGCGAAGATTCGCTTATAGGGCCTAACGTAACATTAACAACCGCTAATCACATCGTCGATCCCGCATTGAGGCACGCAGAAGTCATTACTGCGCCTATTACAATTGGAAAAAACGTATGGATAGGTGCTGGTGTAGTGGTACTTCCGGGTATACACATTGGAGACAATAGCGTAATTGCAGCCAATAGTGTAGTCACATCTAATGTCCCAGCTAACAGCTTATTCGCAGGTTCACCTGCGAAATCCAAACGAGAAATTTGA